The following coding sequences are from one Photobacterium angustum window:
- a CDS encoding cation:proton antiporter has protein sequence MHEEMIGLTIAGLGVLGLSCQWLAWRMKLPAILLLLMAGLIIGPVTGVFNPNILFGDLLFPLISLSVAVILFEGSLTLNFDEIKNVRRNVKSIVTVGAIITWMITSVATYYLLDFSWPLALLFGSMTVVTGPTVIVPLLRTVRPQAKLANILRWEGILIDPIGAIFVVIVYEFIVSSSTIHSVEVFGLMVLVGLVLGGVAGWLLAHVLRRHLLPEYLQPFAVLALVLGVFAGANALEPEAGLLAVTVMGMWLANAKDVNIQHILHFKENLTILLISGLFLILASRIQMSDFHALGWGAISVFVVIQLVSRPVSIFVSTMFSQLAFKEKLFLAWVAPRGIVAAAISALFALKLSNDGVAGAELLVPLTFMVIIGTVVLQSLTARPMAKLLGVAEPSPKGFIIVGANDVARTIALALKKYDCRVVVTDSNWDYIRTARMAGLETYYGNAVSSHADEYLDVIGIGHLLALTPDKHFNAVAAMHFESDFGSRNVFRLNGRRHNSGLEKHSASQAHNGATLFGEDISYKKLASLINQGGEIKHTKLSDNFTLEDYYAKYKASQLIPMFAIDPKGYIYTYTINDEFVVKAGWTIVSLIKELKVSEEVKDIKTEA, from the coding sequence ATGCATGAAGAAATGATTGGCCTAACTATCGCAGGACTGGGTGTTTTAGGCCTTAGCTGTCAATGGTTAGCATGGCGAATGAAATTGCCTGCGATTTTATTATTATTGATGGCTGGATTAATAATAGGCCCTGTGACTGGGGTATTTAATCCCAATATTTTATTTGGAGATTTACTGTTTCCATTAATTTCATTATCAGTTGCTGTGATTCTATTTGAAGGTAGTTTGACCTTAAATTTTGATGAAATTAAAAATGTAAGACGTAATGTAAAATCCATTGTTACTGTTGGGGCGATCATTACCTGGATGATCACCAGTGTCGCTACCTATTACTTATTAGATTTTAGTTGGCCATTAGCGTTGTTATTTGGCTCTATGACAGTCGTAACTGGTCCGACAGTGATTGTGCCGCTATTACGTACCGTTAGGCCACAAGCCAAACTTGCCAATATTTTACGTTGGGAAGGGATTTTAATTGATCCCATTGGTGCAATTTTCGTTGTTATTGTTTATGAATTTATTGTTTCTAGTAGCACTATCCATAGCGTTGAAGTCTTTGGTCTTATGGTGCTGGTGGGCTTGGTGCTCGGTGGGGTAGCAGGTTGGCTATTAGCACATGTGTTACGCCGTCATTTATTACCAGAATATCTCCAACCTTTTGCTGTTTTAGCATTAGTACTTGGGGTCTTTGCAGGCGCTAATGCATTAGAGCCAGAAGCAGGATTGTTGGCTGTTACAGTGATGGGTATGTGGTTGGCGAATGCGAAAGACGTCAATATTCAGCATATTTTGCATTTTAAGGAAAACTTAACAATCTTACTGATTTCTGGTTTGTTCTTGATCCTAGCATCGCGTATTCAAATGTCTGACTTCCATGCATTAGGTTGGGGAGCCATCTCTGTATTTGTGGTGATTCAACTCGTGTCACGCCCAGTATCGATTTTCGTTTCAACTATGTTTAGTCAGTTAGCTTTTAAAGAAAAACTGTTTTTAGCGTGGGTAGCGCCGAGAGGTATTGTTGCGGCAGCTATTTCAGCATTGTTTGCATTAAAGCTTTCAAACGACGGGGTGGCAGGTGCTGAACTATTAGTGCCATTAACCTTTATGGTGATTATCGGCACTGTGGTCTTGCAAAGTTTAACTGCGCGACCAATGGCTAAATTACTGGGAGTTGCGGAGCCCTCACCTAAAGGCTTTATTATTGTTGGTGCGAATGATGTTGCACGTACGATTGCGTTAGCATTAAAAAAATATGATTGCCGTGTCGTGGTGACAGATTCTAACTGGGACTATATTCGTACTGCACGTATGGCAGGGCTTGAAACCTATTACGGTAATGCCGTATCGAGCCATGCGGATGAGTATTTAGATGTGATTGGTATTGGGCACTTATTAGCGTTAACACCTGATAAGCATTTTAATGCGGTAGCAGCAATGCACTTTGAAAGTGATTTTGGTAGCCGTAATGTGTTCCGTTTGAATGGGCGTCGCCATAATAGCGGTTTAGAGAAGCACTCAGCATCTCAAGCGCATAACGGTGCAACTTTATTTGGTGAAGATATTAGCTATAAGAAATTAGCGAGTTTGATTAACCAAGGTGGTGAGATTAAACATACTAAGTTGAGTGATAACTTTACGTTAGAAGATTATTACGCGAAGTATAAAGCAAGCCAACTTATTCCAATGTTTGCGATTGATCCTAAAGGCTACATTTACACATATACAATTAACGATGAATTTGTTGTGAAGGCGGGTTGGACGATAGTTTCTTTAATTAAAGAATTAAAAGTCTCGGAAGAAGTAAAAGATATAAAAACAGAGGCTTAG